The region ATATCATCATCTCTTTGCTTAGATGTATTGTAATAACTTAGCTagttgaattctaaatttcgggaagaaatttcctctaacgggggggatgatgtgacaacctgaaatttattctgtcaccgtaacccgtttccgttaatagaacTCGTTCTTATTAAACTTTTCTGTTAACATTTGGGATCAGGCAAATTAAATTAGAACTTTTAATATGACTTCATAAGGGTcagaacaaattagaaacacgtgAAACAACCTCAACATTCCCTtaaaaagttttagttacaaacAAGTCAAATTAccaccatttaatcgggtacgaccataagccccgtttaatgtcggtatcgggtagattcccacctggtcacaaactcaacccctatataagggttgagtgggcaCTAAATGGAACTTTTCCCACTCTagtcacacactctctctctactctctcccTTCAAGGCCCGATTCTTCCAAAAATCTGCAATTTTTCGCCCCCAAACTATAAGTTCTCTTACCCTAGATTGTTCTAAAGCTCATTACATGTCTATATAGCATGAAAATTATCCAAGAAggtcaagaacaaggagtttatTGACCAAGAaccctcttaggccgtaaacccctaaaagggTGTCAATTGCCCCCAAatcccttccttaggcttagagacTAACTTAGAACTTACCCTTGAAGTGTTTTAGACATTAAACATTAAGTTTGGAGGCTTGAATGAGGTTTTACGGCCCATGAgcattcttaggccgtaaactccctcaaatgATGCAAATTGAGCCCTAAACTCCCTATTTAGCCTTGGACCTTGACTTAGAAACTTGTAGGAGTGAGCTAAGGACCTCAAAAACGAAGGAAAAGGTGTgtctaagggtttacggccgtaaaccatagtgtttacgaccgtaaactcccaaggagtggtccaaggaccgcaaactccaagggagtgccccTTTTGAACCCTAATCACTCCTCAAGCCATGGATTTAAacttagaacccttcctagtgatGTAAGAGACCCTTAAGCACTCaaatacactcctcccatgagtttacggtcgtaaacccatgggggaattggtccctcaaccgcaaactcacctaaggtgagtatttgaggagtaaactccatagtgaggccttacactctttccttgcaacccaatagcctcctagcacttgaccaaagagTTTTTCTATGCATTAGGATgtctatacgtgtttaattagtgttttaatcactaattatatgtaaacatatgtcttcatatgttactagggtcataaagtgtgttcaagtcttcacttgacaccaaacactcaaccgacacttccacccgatccactcgctacaggtgagttcataccccttaattaacctttcaaatgtttttaaatgttttatggggggggggtggggggaatacaagttaaatacaagttatagtatcaaatcacatgtgatttataacttgcaatcaaaaaggattttctatacttttagctacttgtcaacaaaactgttttaaataattatcaaatgcatttttccatgttaaattgttattaaactattttcaaactgttttttaaactacttttcttttaaactatatctacaccaatatatttatataagtaagacttgaaggacttaggattgATAGCTTGCCTtacttcatgttcttgtttgattgtggtcttaggatATACTGTTATCTGtctgactgtcgttgaattcttacttatatatcatatatatttgtgttggatatgaaagtcttcacctTATTCAATACGTTTGTAAACTGAAGGCATGCAATCCCacactctatttaactataataggtatagttaagactactgctcattACCCCTATCACTATGATGCTCACTATAATTACTACCATTACGAGTTAATACATgttaaagagaacactctataTACTATACTATAAAGTTAATTATACTATAATACAAGTgaatacactaatccagaatGCGACACACTATTCCTCTATACGGCACTCTACTGTGCGAATACCATGTAACCAGagcttcccggaaggaaagcaacactacatgtatagatctatacaggacgaaCATTATTACATCCTGACTgctaactacagtccgagccgactaggcccaggggtgacaaaacatcgctacactacgtatgaccgggaaggtcatcggactCTCTATTATAACTTAGTTTGGTTACATGAGAGATCACATCCATACCCAAATTAACACATGAAGAATTATAGGCTAAGCTAACTTCCCGAAgtgaataaatatatattactaattgaagtttgcaacactactacagCCAGCCGGCAGTAAAACTACTGGAATAAGATATTATCTTTCCTCATCTACTTTATGTGAATGAAATctattaccttattttaataACTGAAAATTTCaatgggaaaacttttacacactcaaaggatcaaacttaCGAATGCTCAAATCtggaaaatatagaattttctagGGATTTTTACTATTCTCAAACATTAATCACAGcttttatattacatgattgtaaacacttttatacaagcaacgacactaaattcttatgaactcaccagctttatgctaatactcgttttcaaaataacttgtattctcaagtcaaaaatagaaaggtactggtgcagcttttgagaagatggagattATAGAAGACAcaacttttatttttgtttatacttttggtgtctatcaaactgtacagaacacgcttgtatttacaattactatattgatgcaatggttgttgtcgcttgtttttactattatgcaattgttatgatactgtacatgacgtcctccaccccagaacgtattccgccattcttggttttggggtgtgacagaatcaacattttctcaaaacaagaAAGtcatccgaaattgtgtctagttttcagaacattttgaatctcgttaaTCCGAGTTACGGTTCataagatatggccaaaacactgacgatggGTAAAGTTGTCCAGTAACATCCTTCTTTCTTATAAattcaagatccaagcttccaattgctAAATCCGCTTCCTTTTTCATCCGAACATTTCaatgttgctgaaaaatgaaattatagacTAATTAAAcatcttttgttcattaaatgagttaaaatcaacataaagtattaagatatagcatgaattttataactaaatatgcccatatcagtaGTCTGATGTAAATCCTAGAACTCCCTAGCAAGTTGTTGCACCTCTATCACAGGTGCAAACTTGGCTCTGAACCTAGCCGAAAAATCTCCCCAAGTCATAGCATCAAGAGCTGCATCATCACTAATGGTTGTAGGACCTCCTCctaccagtcacgtgccctgtccttcagaagacaggacgcaagtcgaaccttgtccccctcgggacatctactAGTGTGGAATGCATTGGTGACATTCACCAACCACCTGGTGCTCGCAATGGGGTCTCGAGCCCTATGGTAGTCGGGAGCTCCACGAGCTCTGAACTCCCTAAAGGTCAGTGtatgcgaccccatcatggccgctacCTCAGTGCGGAAAACATTAGATCTCTCGTCCAAAAGCTCAACAATGCCCTCCTTAGTCGTgctgaagatcacaggagtctggtctagtatGCCGCGCGTGATCTCTGAGGAGATGAATTCCCTAGTATGCTCGTCTAGCTACTCATCTCCAGATCCTAGGCCTAATCCctcacctgaactgccaactgctggtctagggcgtaaaaccaccattctgaaaaacacatcatatcaaACATTGGAATACTAACAGAACTCGAGGGATCAcatacactacaagttccctggattcATCTCAGGCTTCCTTGACTTGAGTACAGATTCTCTGCTTTctttagtacgggcccatactaccttccacatttatttgtactttcctcaagaagtgCCTTGACATTACCAATTCCCTTCTACTACTAGTGCTTCAggcgctactctcatcctaggcttgccctagggtagtCACCATCCTGCTCTCCGTTATCAGGTGCATAAGAAATCCCTGCTATCCTCCCCTAACTAGCTCTTGAATACTATTACGTAtcactcagactagataattcatcgaatgagagatcctgccctacaacggttggactcaaacaagagctgtgaaataaagcaagacctaaccttctgaaattatttaatccttacaatatgtaacttaacatatttgtactagttagtaaaagatagctagaactcctaaaagcacaaagcaagcaacattcaagcattAAGTACATATAACCGAGCATATACTAATCAGGCTATCATACTGACTAATCTGTAGTAGCATGTAGTTCTTATATAgttcatacacatataacaggcacataaggcatacttcttagatccttagtcctaatctagcatgtagttttCATATAACCGataagcatatcataacataaacttgcatgggtaatttgggagtacttacttgagctcggctgattgtatgcaccacacccttttctcttttcaaagttcttttcttttaaatttttctaaaattcttttcttttctcaaaaatccttttataaaaatggtttttccTTGAAAAATTtgtaccacttccttagtttgagttcagacacaccagaaagtgtgcctgaatccctcaaaccaaggctctgatatcaacttgaaACACCTCTGAActacagtccaaaaatttcgttttaaaatcatTAAAGAAAAACCCATAACTCATAAAACATCATAATAAAATCACATGTCATGTATCTCAAACATCATAACCAGAAAATGTATCAAAACATGtatcaaatatcagagtctaaaatATCCCAGGCTGaagactgtggtgtgtgccatgcaattATCccaagcccttccctttgctagctgaagtacctgaaaccaaactgaaaactgtaagcacgaagcttagtacgctaactaccacataccatataaataacatacaactaggagatacgagcaCTGCCCCACTCTCATGGAGATTCGGACcccgcccacacttcgctatctaggagattcgggccctgcccacactccaaTTTCTAGGAGATTTAGGCCCACCCACACTCCGCTTCTAACATGCATATAAGTATCACACATAAAACAAGTATATCTATCAAACAATCACATAACTATACTCAAATATTACTATGAGATTCGGGCCCCACCCATACTCGACTGCTAGGAGATTccagccccacccacactcagctactaacatatcacatatatgggccgaccttggtgctttCGACCCATTCCTACTCAAAAGAAACTTACCTCGTAATACTGACTGCTAAAAACTCGAGTGAGGAATCCCTGTCTACTGCTCTGGCGACTCTCCGACTATCAATTCCATAATAATACTTAATCAAAATCTGATAATCctctttagggtaaaatgaccatttttcccctggtcaaagtcaacgtcctggtcaaagtcgaAGTCAAGGTTAACTCCCAGTCAACCTAACTGGTCGAGTTATCTCCCCACTCGGTGAGTCTCTGTAGTGGTTAAACTTGTGGTCGactgagtcaactcgtcgagtcccttgacagactcatcgagttctttgTGTCATAATAATCAAGACAGCCggattcaactcgtcgagtccttccttggactcgccgagtttccctgTCTGATTGAGCCATCCCAATGGATTAAGCTCCTTCCTTTCACATCTATGTTCCAAACTTCATCTATATACTAGGAATACactcttaagggtaaagtttccaactttacctgtcCTTAGTTCTTcttaatgggtttaacccaaaccCTAACTTCTTTAAGACATAAATCTTGATCCACAAGCCATATCACCCTAAACCAAGGCacaatatactagatctaggcttTTATCGTCTATTGGTCACGTAAAGTCCCGAGCTTTCCTTTCATGCATGGTCTTTTAGGGCTAAACAGGCCATGTTCTTGCATacaagcttgcatggggcttccatggtcataaaatttgcacctttatgccatggatcCCTTCCTAGAACCCAGATCTGAGATATAAGTCACTTGAGACGTCCCAATCCCAAGGATCAAGGTTCTTGAACCAAAACCTTCATAAAATGGAAACAAATAGATCTAAGAGAAAAAGGATCAAGTTCGAGACTTGATTACCAAAAAATGTAGCTAATGAAGTGTAGTTCCTGGATCTACTCCTTCCCACTTGAGGCTTCTATCTTCTTCTCATTCAACAATCTTCAAAAGGCACAAATAACACTCAAAGTGGCAAGAAATAGCTCAATAACACACaaggttgattagggtttcgagagtgggctgtggaggtgatggaggctggggtgGAGGCCTGATATGATGTTTAAACAGGGTGTaaccctaaagattagggtttcatcttgaCGGATCTACTCATCAAGTCAAGGCTTTAGATTCGTCGAGTAGACCACTTAAATCCCGCGTCTAAAttggcatctactcgacgagttagggctaccaactcgtcgagtagctcttaCAAAATATATACTTAAATAAATTAGATGCGTACCAAGAACGGAACGTTACACCCACGACTAGACCATTAATATTACTCATCACAGATATGCTCTAGATCCACACACATTTTGTATATCAAAACAAAATGTCAGCCAAAGTTAACTACGAAGTGCCCGATATTATCAACAATTATGTTTTGAGTTCCATAACCAAACAAGATTTTCCAAAAGATTCAAGCTTTGTATCTACAAGCAACCCCTGGCAATCATTCAATCTCGCCACTACATACCCAAGGGGagtttattctctctctctctctctctcttattttGCTCTTATTTGATTATTTATATAATGATGACATAACTTTAGTGTGGGGCATGGGGATCGAAATTAGTAAATACATGCTAGACAAAAATTGGttctaattttaaaaaataatcttTGATCAAGTGGCATGAAAATGGAGTTTATTGATTGATAATATGTGGCTTTCTTGGTTTAATAAAATAGTGAGACAAAAATGTAAACTTGTATAGTTTCAAGGATAAAAAAAAGTTTTGAATTGTTTCCAGAAATAGACCCTTGATCATTGTTCCAACATCACCATCACTTCAAATAAAGGTAATTGTTAATAAATGTaacgacaaaattgcaaaaatggtccctgtggtatgcaaaattttggggttttagtccaaaccacgagttTTTTTGGAACCatagtccttttggagtggtttctatgtggttttggtccctggaCTTAACTCCCGTTAAGTTGGAACTGTTAAGCCCCCTCACGTGCCTCACACGTGAGGGTAATTTCGTCATTTCATAtgtcagggaccatttttgcataaacGTTTTTTTGGATTAATTCCTTTTAAATACCCCCACTTCCTGCGATCTTCTTCCCCAACGTCTCTTTTCTTCTACCCTTCTTCTTCTTGAGCTCTGCTACAACAAAAATGGTGTTATGTTTTTGTGGAAAAGTTGTTGTGGTGAAAACGTCTTGGACCCCTCTGAATCCAGGAAGGAGATTTTTTGCATGCCCTATGAATGATTCCGTTTGTGGGTTTATTGGGTGGCTTGATCCCCCAATGTGTGCTAGGTCTAAAGCCATCATACCTGGTCTGCTAAGAAATTTGAATTCAGTGCAGGAACGGTGCAATGAGTTGGTTAGAGGTATGAACACGCTACAGGATCAATGCAATGGACTGATATGCAGGAACAACATGTTGGTGGCAAATGTCAGAGCATTGAAGGATGATAATTTGAAGCTTAAAATGTACATGTTTGGAAGTTGGTTTTTCTTTGTGATTGTATTCTTTTATATTTGGTTTGTGTAGGGGTATACTCTAAAGGGTGTTTTGGTCATTTTGTTGTAATTTTATGTGATCAAGTTTGTATTGACTTATGATGATAATGATATATATGTACAATTTTATGATGCAAGTGTAATGAATGTTTTACCAAAATGGTATGAATGTATAAGAATTAACATATGAATAGAAATGGTATGAATGTGTtaccaaaatatatatattagaaccaATTGTACATAACCAAAATGCACATTTCATTAAGATTTGTAATATAACAACCAAAGTTTCTAAACATAACAACCAAAGATTCTAAACATTACCAAAAGGGACACATTACCATACCTAAGATAACAACCAAGTTTTCATAACAACCAACCAAAAATTTTCAAGAAAATATTGTAAACATAACAACCAAGTTTTCATAACCAACCAAAATCATAGAAAACTCCATGCATGCATGACACATTACTTCTTGGATTGATTCCCACCTTGCCCTTTACAGGTCCTAGAGTTGTGTCCCTTGTTCTTGCATTTTCTACAAGTAACACTGATATGCTTCCTTGATAGCTTCTGCACTCCATCATTTGTTGGTTTTTGGGAACCTCCTTCTTGTGCAGCATTCACTCCATCACCTTGACTTGCCTTCTGCTTTTTGCTTAACCTTTCCCCCTCACTTTGTCTTATCTTTTTCTTAGGCCTTCCCACCTGAGTGCGATGTGGAGGAGGGATTAGCTTTGTGGGACATTCACTTTTGGGCCAcatggatctacccttaattGGCTCCACCTTAAAAGAGTAAGCCTTTTTCCATGTCTCTAGAAAATACACCTTGTGAACCCATTTGTAAATGTCAAGCTCAACCTCTGGGTCTTTACTCATCTCATTCATAGTTGCAATTGCATGTCTGCATGGAATTCCAATTAATTCCCATTTTCTGCAAGTGCATGTTTTGTTCCTAACATCAACCACATGTTGATCCTGCAAAGCTCCTGTGACTTGATACTTGTCTCCCCCATTCCACCTAGCAATGTATTGTGAAGCAACTGTTTTTCTTGCAGCTAGGATGTCTGTTGCTGTGGGTGTTAGTGGACCTTTATCCTTTTTCATTTCCTTCATGACATTGCATATCCTCTTCATTAGATACTCCCTTATGAATTCCAAACATCCAATGATAGGTTTATCCCTTCCTTTCTCTATCTTCccattaaacacttcacacatgttTGATATCAACACATCAGAAACTGCTCTTCCTGTGTGTAAATTaccattaaaaaacatttaatacaATTCACATACAAGTAAAACAGTTCACTAAGTGAAAGACATAAGGACCAAATTGGAATATATAGATTTACCTGAAAAATGACTCCTTGCCCAATGTTTAGGAGGAATTTGCTTCAACCATTCACATGCCTCCTTATCATACTGACTAAACTCCTTCATCAAATGTTCAAACTCAGGAATGGTGGTAGCTGATGCACACCTCCATAAGTGGTCCCTGTACTCTGTTTGCCTCCATCTTTTCCTCATATTGTCATGAATATGTCTGATACAATATCTATGCTCAGCATTGGGAAAAATTTGCTCAACTGCAGTATGTAAACCCTGCAAAATTAATTGTCAATCATTAGAATTAAtttacaaccacactttaaatgaccAAATGTATAAAAACTACTTCCAACTTTACCTTTTGCCTATCACTTATGAAAGTAAAATTTGAGTTTCTTCCAAGGTCCAAGTCATCCCCAAGGTTATCTAAAAACCATTTCCAGCTTTCTGTGTTTTCAGACTCAACAATCCCATATGCTAATGGGTAAATTCCATTATTGGAATCAAGACCAACTGCTGAAAGGACTTGCCCAGGGAATGGTCCTTTCATGAAGGCACCATCAAAACCTAATAAGTCCATAAGGCATGCCTTGAACCCTTTTTTCAGTGGACCCAAGCACACATAAATTCTTCTAAACTGCCTAGTTGGGGAATCAGGGTTAGGCTCAGAACATACATCTATTTTCACTGTGGTGTCTGGGTTGGTGGCTTGAAGTTCGAGAACATAGTCCCTCAACAGTTCATACTGCTTTGTGTAGTCCCCAGTTATATGCTTTCTTGCCTTATCCTTTGCCCTGAACACCTTGTCCATACTAACACCCACTTGGTAGGTCTTTTGAAAGTGATCTTGTATGGCTCTCAAAGGTATATCTGGATTCGCCTCAGCTTGATCAAAGATTTTCTTGCTGATTAAAGAAGCAGTACAAGCCCTGAGTTTCCTTGTTTGCAAACATGTGTGAGTTTGGTTTAAGGTCCTTATAAACCAGTCGGATTCAGGATTTGACCTAGATGCATGAATGTACCAAACACATGTTACTTTTTGTGTCTTTAATTCTTTACCCTTTCTTTTTGAAGTGGTAGCTTGACTACCCACTTGGCCTTTATTGGTGACAGGTACAACACCTCTACACTATGCCTTAAGCCTTACATTgtcatttttttaaagaaaagatTCCTTCTTGATTCTAGTGCATGCACATCAATTGCCTCCTTTAATTATTTTTTACTATTAAATTTATCTCCAACTGAAAAAGATTGTTTATGTACTGCCCCAAGACTGcacctttttttcttttctcaaattCTTGATAAGAGCTCTTCTCTCTCTGTCTTGGTCGGATCCTTCATCCAAAGATTCAAATTCCTCATTGTTAATCACTTCCATATCTTCAGGTTCATGCCCATGAACAACATTTATACAAGAACCTTCCACATCACTTTCAACATTGAGAGTGAAGTCTCC is a window of Lactuca sativa cultivar Salinas chromosome 1, Lsat_Salinas_v11, whole genome shotgun sequence DNA encoding:
- the LOC111912662 gene encoding uncharacterized protein LOC111912662, coding for MDKVFRAKDKARKHITGDYTKQYELLRDYVLELQATNPDTTVKIDVCSEPNPDSPTRQFRRIYVCLGPLKKGFKACLMDLLGFDGAFMKGPFPGQVLSAVGLDSNNGIYPLAYGIVESENTESWKWFLDNLGDDLDLGRNSNFTFISDRQKGLHTAVEQIFPNAEHRYCIRHIHDNMRKRWRQTEYRDHLWRCASATTIPEFEHLMKEFSQYDKEACEWLKQIPPKHWARSHFSGRAVSDVLISNMCEVFNGKIEKGRDKPIIGCLEFIREYLMKRICNVMKEMKKDKGPLTPTATDILAARKTVASQYIARWNGGDKYQVTGALQDQHVVDVRNKTCTCRKWELIGIPCRHAIATMNEMSKDPEVELDIYKWVHKVYFLETWKKAYSFKVEPIKGRSMWPKSECPTKLIPPPHRTQVGRPKKKIRQSEGERLSKKQKASQGDGVNAAQEGGSQKPTNDGVQKLSRKHISVTCRKCKNKGHNSRTCKGQGGNQSKK